A genome region from Micromonospora peucetia includes the following:
- a CDS encoding DUF6421 family protein — MGSSLPAVEVDAVVKEVNELRTRYQREAEPGSPEALRRLAGWIADSALLGAQPAARALVEDLAGATDTPQLAATKRHINSRADNTVLSVFSAAYFPTLGLDYLEYETIPSDPVLMNRYPSPTMPVNLVRHSVGFDSRVVVALFPENHIDGSQEPNDLIFYFIDKFVARHRLTRRLIDAAMVQDSFPLLSSVGDAGVERAAGSWVRLHEFHHRTGSMPIPQFLAAKSYKPLAGLEEMRVDVKSMLVCLNDTDIDRELAALTFEFVLAERLLRYSVEGIPKPNYDAIASQLLFNYLREQGGLTMDEGRIRLLPTLPEALTALVGEITELEDVVLTEGVETARAGLIDFTRRYTRYDAEKREFLHVPFFAELKERLGV; from the coding sequence ATGGGGTCGTCCCTCCCCGCAGTGGAAGTAGACGCTGTCGTCAAGGAAGTGAACGAGCTGCGTACCCGCTACCAGCGGGAAGCCGAGCCCGGATCGCCGGAGGCACTGCGCCGGCTGGCCGGTTGGATCGCCGACTCGGCGTTGCTCGGCGCCCAGCCCGCGGCGAGGGCACTCGTCGAGGATCTGGCCGGCGCAACCGACACGCCGCAGCTCGCGGCCACGAAGCGGCACATCAACTCGCGGGCTGACAACACGGTCCTGTCCGTGTTCTCGGCCGCGTACTTTCCGACGCTTGGTCTGGACTACCTGGAGTACGAGACCATCCCGTCCGATCCCGTGCTGATGAACCGCTACCCGAGCCCGACGATGCCGGTCAACCTGGTCCGGCACAGCGTGGGTTTCGACAGTCGGGTCGTCGTGGCGCTCTTTCCAGAGAACCACATCGACGGCAGCCAGGAACCGAACGACCTCATCTTCTATTTCATCGACAAGTTCGTCGCCCGGCACCGCCTCACCCGCCGGCTCATCGACGCCGCCATGGTCCAGGACTCGTTCCCGCTGCTGTCCAGTGTCGGCGACGCCGGCGTCGAACGGGCCGCCGGTTCCTGGGTGCGGCTGCACGAGTTCCACCACCGCACGGGCAGCATGCCGATCCCGCAGTTCCTGGCCGCGAAGAGCTACAAGCCCCTGGCTGGCCTGGAGGAGATGCGGGTCGACGTCAAGTCGATGCTGGTCTGCCTCAACGACACGGACATCGATCGTGAGCTCGCCGCGCTGACCTTCGAGTTCGTCCTGGCCGAGCGGCTGCTGCGTTACTCGGTCGAGGGAATCCCGAAGCCGAACTACGACGCCATCGCGTCGCAACTGCTCTTCAACTACCTGCGCGAGCAGGGGGGCCTGACGATGGACGAGGGGCGGATCCGGCTGCTGCCGACCCTGCCCGAGGCGCTGACCGCGCTCGTCGGCGAGATCACCGAACTGGAGGACGTCGTCCTGACCGAGGGGGTCGAGACCGCCCGCGCGGGACTGATCGATTTCACCCGCCGGTACACCAGGTACGACGCCGAAAAGCGCGAGTTCCTCCACGTGCCCTTCTTCGCCGAACTCAAGGAGCGACTCGGCGTGTGA
- a CDS encoding DUF6202 family protein, producing the protein MTTTLDLTDLRLQADATVDRLIDEAGLTRRNNRFFAGAKEATSVSPAGALRIAEKWQRTTQSFMFTTISSLGAHGRRLARDYTVSRDVLGAYQMAYRVIGDDLDNRAAAFAEVAPEGVDGIHYLWWADTICAPLRSALGSADAPAESPALGRILDVMDSMAAEELGGAVQLRVVETIALDIAVAFRRLYGKVTVNGSQVLPEQHDYAWIDSHIRAETGHAASVSDDEAGMSHLISTPSEARHFVELAESYVPAWADLLDDFARDLS; encoded by the coding sequence ATGACCACCACACTTGACCTGACCGACCTCCGTCTACAGGCCGACGCCACCGTCGATCGACTGATCGACGAGGCCGGCCTCACCCGACGCAACAACCGGTTCTTCGCGGGCGCGAAGGAGGCCACCTCGGTGAGCCCCGCGGGTGCGTTGCGGATCGCGGAGAAGTGGCAGCGGACCACTCAGTCTTTCATGTTCACCACCATCTCCAGCCTCGGTGCGCACGGGCGACGCCTGGCTCGCGACTACACAGTGAGTCGGGACGTGCTCGGAGCGTATCAAATGGCGTACCGGGTCATCGGCGACGACCTGGACAACCGGGCGGCGGCGTTCGCGGAGGTCGCACCGGAGGGTGTGGACGGTATCCACTACCTGTGGTGGGCGGACACGATCTGCGCGCCGTTACGGTCTGCTCTGGGCAGCGCCGACGCGCCAGCCGAGTCCCCCGCGCTGGGTCGAATCCTCGACGTCATGGATTCCATGGCAGCCGAGGAGTTGGGCGGTGCGGTCCAACTCCGGGTCGTGGAGACGATCGCTCTCGACATCGCGGTCGCCTTCCGGCGCCTGTACGGCAAGGTCACCGTCAACGGTAGCCAGGTCCTTCCCGAGCAGCACGACTACGCCTGGATCGACTCGCACATCAGGGCGGAGACGGGGCACGCCGCGTCCGTCAGCGACGACGAGGCCGGCATGAGCCACCTGATCTCGACCCCGTCCGAGGCGCGGCACTTCGTCGAGCTCGCGGAGTCGTACGTCCCGGCGTGGGCGGACCTGCTGGACGACTTCGCCCGAGACCTGTCGTAG
- a CDS encoding FAD-dependent oxidoreductase codes for MKRTELHIVIGGGIAGCLAAIMRRRAGYRVLLLERAEARSPEAHPICTGASNIVSENHSGAEYPFDPQSARDCFDGRLVNERFFPDLVFGGKDYSRVIASRAMQDSGTDILGQCRDNMRVIQDRYAQRCAEDPANALFGAPDQVCREIPAPDGISDVGAAFVTPQRGINPVVVTALLDQELRRCGVEVRGGADVTDVSRRSDGTYQVEYVEDGVRKTVVGDQVALCAATETPAMARRLNPSLALPPIYMALRQILFVDLPDRTTRNYTCLKLEDEYGGMLSPFSRDTALVYYPPAAHIAVRRVDPTTYALPDDFRHFLRNGHPEATERAQLALRQLTQWYPEVRGAEVVSAHLKVAVNTTDSSRLRRNAGVLDVAPGCTATVLLKWTMCVVNAQRDLEAALRHSIATGNADRDEYAELVARGTVPIAPPSDVSAWRRRLRIFARNMGVPEALAAPFVDAGEPGSGLSHTVPSLASS; via the coding sequence GTGAAGCGAACCGAGCTGCACATCGTGATCGGCGGAGGTATCGCGGGCTGCCTGGCCGCGATCATGCGCAGACGCGCGGGATACCGGGTCCTTCTGCTGGAGCGGGCCGAGGCCCGCTCGCCCGAGGCCCACCCGATCTGCACGGGGGCCAGCAACATCGTCAGCGAGAACCACAGCGGTGCCGAGTATCCGTTCGATCCGCAGAGCGCCCGGGACTGCTTCGACGGGCGTCTGGTCAACGAACGCTTCTTCCCCGACCTCGTCTTCGGTGGCAAGGACTACAGCCGGGTCATCGCCTCCAGGGCCATGCAGGACAGCGGCACCGACATCCTCGGCCAGTGCCGGGACAACATGCGGGTCATCCAGGACCGTTACGCGCAGCGCTGCGCCGAGGACCCGGCCAACGCGTTGTTCGGTGCGCCGGACCAGGTCTGCCGCGAGATCCCCGCACCGGACGGGATCTCCGACGTCGGTGCCGCCTTCGTCACTCCGCAACGGGGTATCAACCCGGTTGTCGTCACCGCGCTTCTCGACCAGGAGCTGCGCCGGTGCGGGGTCGAGGTACGCGGTGGTGCCGACGTGACCGACGTCAGCCGCCGATCCGACGGCACCTACCAGGTGGAGTACGTCGAGGACGGCGTGCGGAAGACGGTCGTCGGCGACCAGGTCGCTCTCTGTGCCGCCACCGAGACCCCGGCGATGGCTCGTCGGCTCAACCCGTCGCTCGCGTTGCCACCCATCTACATGGCGTTGCGCCAGATCCTCTTCGTGGACCTGCCCGACCGCACCACGAGGAACTACACGTGCCTGAAGCTCGAGGACGAGTACGGCGGCATGTTGAGTCCCTTCAGTCGGGACACCGCGCTCGTCTACTACCCGCCGGCGGCCCACATCGCGGTGCGTCGCGTCGACCCCACGACCTACGCGCTGCCCGACGACTTCCGTCACTTCCTGCGCAACGGCCACCCCGAGGCGACGGAACGCGCCCAACTGGCGCTCCGCCAGCTCACTCAGTGGTATCCGGAGGTGCGGGGCGCGGAGGTGGTGTCCGCCCACCTCAAGGTGGCGGTCAACACCACCGACTCGTCGCGACTCCGCCGCAACGCCGGGGTGCTCGACGTCGCACCTGGTTGCACCGCGACCGTCCTACTCAAGTGGACGATGTGCGTCGTCAACGCACAGCGTGACCTGGAGGCGGCCCTCCGACACTCGATCGCCACCGGCAACGCGGATCGCGACGAGTACGCCGAGCTGGTCGCCCGTGGCACCGTGCCGATCGCGCCACCATCCGATGTGTCCGCCTGGCGGCGCCGGCTCCGGATCTTCGCGCGGAACATGGGGGTGCCGGAGGCACTGGCGGCGCCGTTCGTGGACGCCGGTGAGCCGGGCAGCGGTCTGTCCCACACCGTACCGTCGCTCGCGTCGAGTTGA
- a CDS encoding FAD-binding oxidoreductase, whose amino-acid sequence MAGSPLVNDLRAALGDDAVLTDPDLLRLHRKDEADLCEAGTPLVVTRPRSTADVVEVVTIAGRYGVPVVPQGARTGLAGAANAVDGAVVVSMVAMDAVLEIDPVSRIAVVQPGVVNAALSAEVAKQGLWYPPDPGSWEMSTIGGNVSTNAGGMCCVKYGVTTEYVLGLEVVLASGEVLRTGRRTAKGVAGYDLTRLFVGSEGTLGVITEVTVALRPAPAESLTMVAVFPTTAAAGRAVARIAEDGLTPSLLELIDRTYLRAIEAYRPMGLRTDVEALLLASADTGSQAAGDLARLAELCEAAGAEEIYAATDAVEAAALLQARRLGHAAMEKFARESFPGGNGGMVIDDVAVPRGALAALLDGVARIAVECDVTIGVVGHAGDGNMHPNIVVDRADPASLERGRRAFDEIIRLGLELGGTCTGEHGVGLLKRDWLAREIGPVSLRVHQAIKAALDPAGLFNPGKVF is encoded by the coding sequence ATGGCTGGTTCCCCCCTCGTAAACGACCTGCGGGCCGCGCTCGGCGACGACGCCGTACTGACCGACCCCGACCTGCTCCGGTTGCACCGCAAGGACGAGGCCGATCTTTGCGAGGCTGGCACGCCGCTGGTGGTCACCCGTCCACGTAGCACGGCCGATGTGGTCGAGGTGGTGACGATCGCCGGGCGGTACGGGGTGCCGGTGGTGCCGCAGGGGGCGCGTACGGGGTTGGCGGGCGCGGCGAACGCGGTCGACGGTGCGGTGGTGGTCAGCATGGTCGCGATGGACGCGGTGCTGGAGATCGATCCGGTGAGCCGCATCGCGGTGGTGCAGCCGGGTGTGGTGAATGCGGCGTTGTCGGCGGAGGTGGCGAAACAGGGGTTGTGGTATCCGCCGGATCCGGGATCGTGGGAGATGTCGACGATTGGTGGGAACGTGTCTACCAACGCGGGCGGGATGTGCTGCGTCAAGTACGGCGTGACCACGGAGTACGTGTTGGGTCTGGAGGTGGTGCTCGCCTCGGGTGAGGTGTTGCGTACCGGTCGGCGTACGGCCAAGGGGGTGGCGGGGTATGACCTCACCCGGCTCTTCGTGGGTTCCGAGGGCACCCTTGGCGTGATCACGGAGGTGACGGTGGCGCTGCGGCCCGCTCCGGCGGAGTCGCTGACCATGGTGGCGGTCTTCCCCACCACCGCAGCCGCCGGTCGGGCGGTCGCCCGGATCGCTGAAGATGGGCTCACCCCCAGCCTGCTGGAACTGATCGACCGCACGTACCTGCGGGCGATCGAGGCGTACCGGCCGATGGGCCTGCGTACCGACGTCGAGGCGCTGCTGCTGGCGTCGGCGGACACCGGGTCCCAGGCCGCCGGGGACCTGGCGCGGCTCGCCGAGCTGTGCGAAGCGGCCGGCGCCGAAGAGATCTACGCGGCCACCGACGCCGTGGAAGCGGCGGCCCTGTTGCAGGCCCGCCGACTGGGACATGCGGCGATGGAGAAGTTCGCCAGGGAGTCATTCCCCGGTGGCAACGGTGGGATGGTGATCGACGACGTGGCGGTGCCCCGGGGAGCGTTGGCGGCGTTGCTCGACGGGGTCGCCCGGATCGCGGTGGAGTGTGACGTGACGATCGGCGTGGTCGGTCATGCCGGGGACGGCAACATGCACCCGAACATCGTGGTGGACCGGGCCGACCCGGCGAGCCTCGAACGCGGCCGGCGCGCGTTCGACGAAATCATTCGCCTCGGCCTGGAGCTGGGCGGCACCTGCACCGGCGAGCACGGCGTGGGCCTGCTCAAGCGGGACTGGCTGGCCCGCGAGATCGGCCCGGTGAGCCTACGGGTGCACCAGGCGATCAAGGCCGCCCTGGACCCGGCTGGCCTGTTCAACCCCGGCAAGGTCTTCTGA
- a CDS encoding ATP-grasp domain-containing protein: protein MPTVAIVDGYSAGSSLSRALAERGVTCVHVRSGETAGDYYQKTFRPGDYAVDLGFVADEDRLVDRLRALGVDRVVAGTEPGVILADTLNHLLGTPGNDIATVTARRDKSEMAATVAAAGLAVPAGRCFESVDQAVAWYAASMSGPAVVKPVDSAGTDNVRFCESLDEVRLACATVLASSNLYGVPNRRVLVQERLVGTEFYVNTVSHAGTHRVAEIWRYTKRPGPGGGPIYDYEEPVDRGSALARQLREFVFAVLDALGIRSSAAHTELMLTDRGPVLIEAGARLGGATLPDVVAKFCGVSQTFLQAQHLVDPASLDQFDDRTPGWAAAVRNVSLINPAPVAAQAGDWCSRLSELPAAVAIAASCSPGAELPQTVDLFSSPGFLYLAGEDPSEVERSYQLLRRWEQHGLYGSG from the coding sequence GTGCCGACCGTAGCCATCGTCGACGGATACTCCGCAGGCAGCTCGCTGAGCCGAGCGTTGGCCGAGCGAGGTGTGACCTGCGTCCACGTACGCAGCGGCGAGACCGCCGGCGACTACTACCAGAAGACGTTCCGCCCGGGTGACTACGCGGTCGATCTCGGCTTCGTCGCCGACGAGGACCGCCTCGTCGACCGGCTGCGGGCGCTCGGCGTCGACCGGGTCGTCGCGGGCACCGAGCCGGGGGTGATCCTCGCCGACACGCTCAACCATCTGCTCGGTACGCCCGGCAACGACATTGCCACGGTCACCGCACGGCGCGACAAGTCGGAGATGGCGGCGACCGTGGCCGCCGCCGGCCTCGCCGTGCCCGCCGGCCGGTGCTTCGAGTCGGTGGACCAGGCGGTCGCCTGGTACGCGGCCAGCATGTCCGGCCCGGCCGTCGTCAAGCCCGTGGACAGCGCAGGCACCGACAACGTGCGGTTCTGCGAGAGCCTCGACGAGGTGCGCCTCGCCTGCGCGACGGTCCTGGCCTCGTCCAACCTGTACGGCGTCCCCAATCGACGCGTGCTGGTCCAGGAGCGGCTCGTCGGTACCGAGTTCTACGTCAACACGGTCTCGCACGCGGGGACGCACCGGGTCGCCGAGATCTGGCGGTACACGAAACGGCCAGGTCCGGGCGGCGGTCCCATCTACGACTACGAGGAGCCGGTCGACCGGGGCTCGGCCCTGGCCCGGCAGCTCCGCGAGTTCGTGTTCGCGGTGCTCGACGCGCTCGGTATCCGGTCCTCGGCCGCACACACCGAACTCATGCTCACCGATCGGGGACCGGTGTTGATCGAGGCCGGGGCCCGCCTCGGCGGAGCGACCCTGCCCGACGTCGTGGCGAAGTTCTGCGGCGTGTCGCAGACCTTTCTGCAGGCCCAGCACCTCGTCGATCCGGCGTCGCTCGACCAGTTCGACGACCGTACGCCGGGCTGGGCAGCCGCCGTCCGGAACGTGTCGCTGATCAACCCGGCCCCGGTCGCCGCGCAGGCGGGGGACTGGTGCTCCCGGCTGTCGGAGCTGCCGGCGGCCGTGGCGATCGCCGCGAGCTGCTCCCCCGGGGCCGAACTGCCGCAGACCGTCGACCTGTTCAGCTCGCCCGGCTTCCTCTATCTCGCCGGGGAGGACCCGTCCGAGGTCGAGCGGAGTTATCAGCTGTTGCGCCGATGGGAACAGCACGGCCTGTACGGGAGCGGCTGA
- a CDS encoding YbhB/YbcL family Raf kinase inhibitor-like protein — protein sequence MTLERPIAPDPYELLPTVASFTLTSDDVQNGEPMDAAYAHGSVGGDNVSPQLAWSGFPAETKGFVVTCFDPDAPTGSGFWHWVLVNLPADVTRLPRDVAGEDLGGAFTVRNDYGEQGYGGAAPPAGDRPHRYVFAVHALDVAALDVTPDATPAQVGFNLAFHTLARAVTRPTYQVKD from the coding sequence ATGACCCTGGAACGACCGATCGCCCCGGACCCGTACGAGCTGCTGCCGACCGTTGCGTCGTTCACGCTGACCAGTGACGACGTGCAGAACGGCGAGCCGATGGACGCCGCGTACGCCCACGGCAGCGTCGGGGGCGACAACGTCTCGCCGCAGCTCGCCTGGTCCGGCTTCCCGGCCGAGACCAAGGGCTTCGTGGTGACGTGCTTCGACCCGGACGCGCCGACGGGCAGCGGGTTCTGGCACTGGGTCCTGGTCAACCTGCCGGCCGACGTGACGCGGCTGCCGCGCGACGTGGCCGGGGAGGACCTCGGCGGCGCCTTCACGGTCCGCAACGACTACGGCGAGCAGGGTTACGGCGGGGCCGCGCCGCCGGCCGGCGACCGCCCGCACCGCTACGTATTCGCGGTGCACGCCCTGGACGTGGCGGCCCTGGACGTCACCCCCGACGCCACCCCCGCCCAGGTTGGCTTCAACCTGGCCTTCCACACCCTGGCCCGCGCCGTGACCCGCCCCACCTACCAGGTCAAGGACTGA
- a CDS encoding class I SAM-dependent methyltransferase yields the protein MAEITGDQRVQSEVLEGLATAVNHRRWFVELALPYLGDNPIEIGSGLGDYALEWAERLPRFTATEADPDRLVLLKERLADQPRIEVRQMLLPHSERGDYSAAVSYNVLEHIEDHVGALQSMRELVRPGGNIIIIVPAFQFAMGPADIATGHVRRYTKKTLGAAMTDAGLTVEKIHYANALGLIGYFMATKVFRLMPKEGPMVKVYDTLVLPATKAAEQRILPPFGQSVFAVARVPS from the coding sequence ATGGCAGAAATCACTGGGGATCAGCGCGTGCAGTCCGAGGTCCTGGAGGGCCTCGCGACGGCGGTCAACCACCGTCGCTGGTTCGTCGAACTGGCCCTGCCGTACCTCGGTGACAACCCGATCGAGATCGGCAGCGGGCTCGGCGACTACGCACTGGAATGGGCGGAGCGGCTGCCCCGGTTCACCGCCACCGAGGCCGACCCCGACCGCCTCGTCCTGCTGAAGGAACGGCTGGCCGACCAGCCCCGCATCGAGGTCCGGCAGATGCTGCTGCCGCACTCGGAGCGGGGCGACTACAGCGCCGCCGTGTCGTACAACGTGCTCGAGCACATCGAGGACCACGTGGGCGCGCTACAGAGCATGCGCGAGCTGGTCCGGCCCGGCGGCAACATCATCATCATCGTGCCGGCGTTCCAGTTCGCGATGGGCCCGGCGGACATCGCCACCGGCCACGTACGCCGCTACACGAAGAAGACCCTGGGCGCCGCGATGACCGACGCCGGCCTCACGGTGGAGAAGATCCACTACGCGAACGCGCTCGGCCTGATCGGCTATTTCATGGCGACCAAGGTCTTCCGGCTGATGCCGAAGGAGGGCCCCATGGTCAAGGTCTACGACACCCTCGTGCTCCCCGCCACCAAGGCAGCGGAACAGCGCATCCTCCCCCCCTTCGGCCAGTCCGTCTTCGCCGTAGCCCGAGTCCCCTCCTGA